GCAGGCGGCACAGGACCGCGCTGACAGCTCCTACAGCTCGAATTGTGTGCACCAGCCGCTCCGGATGGGCGGGGTCGCCACTGATTGATACAGGGATTTCGCCAACTCCGAACACATAGAGCATGTTGAACTGACCCGGACGGAACACCAGGCCGTTCGTTTCAAGCGGAGTCAGTTCCAGCGTGCAGGTGTCGTGCGTTTCGCGCCGTCGGCGCACCACCTGCCAGCGGACAGGGGTCATGGGTGCATGGGTCCGGACGGCATGCGGGCAGGTCAGGAGCGTTTCGGCCGGCATAGAAGGTCAGGAGTACAGCGGTTGACGTCGGGAGGGCGTCCCGTACATGTCGAGCAATTGCAGGCGCGTAGCCTGCAGGCGTTCCACGATGATTCGTACAAAACGGCTGAAGATTTCGTAGCCCAGGCGCGGATCTTCGGTGCATTTCTGGCGGATGCAGGCGCCGTCGAAGGCCAGGGCTCGCACGAGCGTCAGGGCCCGCGCGTCAAACTGGTTGCGATGCGGGGGCACCAGCCAGGACCAGCCCAGCACGTCGCCTTCGCTCAGGGTCTGGATGGTTACTGCACCCCGTTCGGGCAGGTGCACTTCGAGGGCCACGCGGCCGTAGCGGATCAGGTAAAAGGTGGTGGCCGGTTCGCCTTCTCGAAAGATGTACGTTCCGGCGTTGAAGCGCACGTTGCGGGCGCATCCGGCAATCAGCTCCAGGTACGGGGCGTCAAGCCCCTGAAAGAACGGATGCTCGGCCAGGAGTTCTTTAAGCGGTCGTTTTGCGGTCATCGGGATGGATGGGTTGGTAGGTGGAACGGAGCGCGGCTACTTCTTCGGTCAGGTCGATCCCGACCGGGCACCAGGTGATGCAGCGGCCACATCCCACGCAGCCTGTTACACCAAACTGATCGATCCAGGTAGCCAGCTTGTGCGTGAGCCACTGGCGATAGCGGGCGCGTGTGCTCTGGCGGACGCTACCGCCGTGCAGGTAGGAGAAAGCTACCGAGAAGCAAGAGTCCCACTGTCGAATGCGTTCGGCGGTCTGCCCCGTCAGGTCGGTTACGTCTTCGACTGTGTGGCAGAAGCAGGTGGGGCAGACCATCGTGCAGTTGGCGCAGCTCAGGCAGCGCCGGGCTACCTCGTCCCAGCGTGGATGTTCGTAGCAGTCGTAGAGGAGGTCTTTAAGCCCATTGCAGTCCAGGTGGCGCTTCATCTGCGTTGCGGCCGCCTGAAGCCGGGCATTGGCGGCGGCTACCTCATCCGGCCGGGCTTCGCGATGGGGCACGTCGGCCAGCACAGCGCGACCGGTTTCGCTCCCTGCGGTCACGATAAAGTAGTGTTGGTCTGCTTCCAGCACCTCGGTCAGGGCCAGGTCGAAACCCGAGGTGACACAAGGACCTGTCTGCATGGAAGCGCAGAAGCAGGTACCACCGGGCTGTGTGCAGTTGACAGCCAGTAGAAATAACCGCTCGCGCAGCGCCCGATAGTAGGGATCGACGTAAGGGCCTTCCAGAAAGACCCGGTCCTGCACGGCGAGGGCTGCCAGTTCGCAGGCACGCACGCCGATGAACGCATAGGCGGTGTCGGGCAGGGGCGGTGTTTCTACGGTGAAGTCGCCCGCTTCTGTTCGGACGGCCCGCCACAGGCGCAGCGTGGGCGGAAAGAGCCATTGCTTCCAGCTCTGCGGACCAACGGCATAGCCAAACAGCGCCGGGTCATCTCGGCGGTGCAGGCGATAGGTCCCACCCTCCTGCTTGTCGGTCCAGCCAACGGGCAGATCGGTGCTGCTTTGAATCCGGTCGTAGACGATAGCGCCGTCGCGTACGCGGGGACCGATCAACGTGTAGCCGCGCGCAGTTAGCGCTTCCAGTAGCGCATCAAAGTCCTGGCGTTCCAGAAGCCAGATGGTTGTTGCGTTCATGCTGCCCTGGCTGTCGTACGGATCCTCTTCGACAGGCCCCGCCAGGTCCGTTCTCTTCCGCAGAAAAGCCCTCCCGGACGCTTCCGAGCTCCACGCTTCAAAGAGCATTTGCCAACCACAGCGTGCAAGGGATCAATTGTGACGTTCTGGTTACGGAGCGCTCACACTTCCAGCAGTCGCCCCTCGCATTTGCGCAACAGACGGTCCCAGGCGCGGTTAACCTGTTCCTGCAGCATGTCAAGCAGGTGGCGATTTTCCGGGCGGAGCAGGTGGCGGAACCGGTTCTGCGTTTTGATCCACTCGGCAATGGGGCGTGGTTTCGAGGGGCGGGCGTTCAGCCAGTATTCGCCGTCAATGACTTCGTAAAGGGGCCAGAAACACGTTTCGACGGCCAGGCGGGCGATCTCGACCGTCTGGGCGGGATCGTAGCCCCAGCCGCGCTGGCAGGGCGCCAGTACGTTGAGGAAACTCGGGCCGTCTGCCTGCACAGCCATCTGAATCTTGCGCACCAGATCCTGCCAGTGCGAGATTGACGCCTGGGCCACATAGGGCACGTGGTGGGCGACAGCGATTTCCGTCAGGTCTTTGCGCTGTTGCAGTTTGCCCAGACTCTGCGTGCCCACGGGCGTCGTGGTGGTGTAGGCCAGTGGAGGGGTAGCGCCGCTGCGCTGGTTGCCGGTGTTCATGTAGGCTTCGTTGTCATAGCAGATGTAGGTGAAGCGGTGTCCGCGTTCCAGGGCCCCCGAAAGCGCCTGCAGTCCGATGTCGTAGGTGCCGCCGTCGCCGCCGAAGACGATAATGCGCACGTCTTCCGGGAGCTCGAAGGGAGCGGGATGACCACGCTGACGCTTGCGCTGGAGCACCCGGAAGGCAGTTTCTACCCCGCTTGCTGCGGCTGCCGCATTTTCAAAGGCCACGTGCAGCCAGGGGATGTTCCAGGCTGTTGCGGGATAGCGGGTGGTTGCCACCTCCAGGCACCCTGTAGCATTGACAACGATCACGGGTGTGTCGATGGTGTTCAGCACCATGCGCACCACCAGGGGTACGCCGCAGCCTGCGCAGAGCGAGTGCCCCCCCTGAAAGCGCAGCATGCGCTCTTCGCGTTCGGCCAGTTCTTTGAGCGTCTTCGGGCGCAGGCCTTTGCCATTGGGTTGAAGGCGTGGGGTTGCCATGGCTGCTTCGCTCGGGTTAGGCGCGCACGCCCAGGTAGTGCATCACCGGGGGCGTGTGCGGATCCTGGATGCGGGTCAGGGCTTCGGCAATCTGGTCGGGCGTGACGTCGCGTCCGCCCAGTCCGTACGTGAAGTTGTACAGGCGGGGCCGTGCGGCTTCGGGCAGGGCATAGAGGGCGGCTGTGAGCTCCGCATACAGCGGGCCCCAGCTACCGAACGATAGCGCCCGGTCCATTACGGCTACCGCCTGTTTGTTGCGCAGCGCTTCGGCTACCGCGGCATGCGGGAAGGGGCGGAAGAGCCACAGCTTGAGCAGGCCCACGGGTTGGCCTTCGTTCCGCAGCCTGTCGACCACCACTTTTGCGGTGCCGGCTGTCGAGCCCAGCACGACCACGGCAAACGCAGCGTCATCGAGCCGGTAAGCTTCGTAATAGCCCCGATAATTTCGTCCGGTGGCTTCGGCGTAAGCCTGCTGCACTTCGGGGAAGACCTCCAGCACCCGCCGCATGGCCTCGTCCTGCTGCCGCTTGTGCTCGTAGTAAAAGTCGGGCATGTCGAACGGCCCCTGCGTGGTTGGACGCGTGGTATCCAGCAGCGGATAGCGTGGCCGGTAGCGTCCCACGAACGCGCGGGCCACTTCGTCGGGGAGCAGTTCGACCGCCTCGGCCGAGTGCGTGAGCGTAAAGCCGTCCAAGTTGACCAGGACGGGCAGGAGTACCCGTTCGTCTTCGGCCAGGCGCACCGCCATCAGCGTATAGTCGTAGGCTTCCTGGGCATTTTCGGTGAAGATCTGGACGGCGCCGGCATCGCGCGCCAGCATGGCATCGGAGTGGTCGCAGTGGATGTTGATGGGGCCGCTCAGCGCCCGGTTGCCCAGCGGCATTACGATGGGACAGCGCATAGAGGCAGCTATGTAAAGCACCTCGATCATGAGCGCCAGGCCCTGCGAGGCGGTGGCCGTCATGACGCGGGCTCCGGCTACCGAAGCGCCGACGGCGGCACTCATGGCCGAGTGCTCCGACTCCACGTTGATGATCTCGCTGTCGCAGCGGCCGTCGGCCACCATCTGCGCAAACTCCTCAATGATCGGCGTCTGGGGCGTGATCGGATAGACCGGCACGACGTCCGGCTCAATCTGGCGCATGGCATGCGCCACGGCCTGCGCACCTGTCAGCAACTGAGCGGTTTCGAGTCGGGGAAGGACCACCAGCGTCATGGCTTTATTTCGGGTTGGGCGAGACCGACGCAGCGACCGGTTCGGTGGCGCCTTCGGGAACCATGGTCAGGGCGCCTGTGGGACACATCGCCACGCAGATCCCGCAGCCTTTGCAGTAGTCGTATTGAAAGCCCTCCATGCGGCGGTTGCGCACTACAATGGCTGGCTCCGGGCAGTGCGCCCAGCACAGCAGGCAGTTCACGCAGAGCGTTTCGTTGAAAACCGGCCGCTCGTTACGCCAGCCGCCGGTTTTCGGAAACTGGCGAATGTCCGGGGTGATAACGCCGCCGATAGGCAGCGCATAGTAGGGAGGTAGGGCGCGGCTGCTCTCCGGACGGGACCGTGGCGGCAGCGTGTCGGGCGGAACCGCTTCGAGCCTGACTGTTTCGTGGTAGCCTCGTTGTAGGGCTTCCACGTTAGCCGTAACGATTTCAGGCCGACGCTTACTCAGAAACGCCCGCAGCGCGTCTTCCAGCACGGGCAGCTCCAGAAAGTCCAGTGTGCGAGCCAGGGCGCCGAGCAGGGGGACGTTGGCGAAGCGGGAGCCTGTTTCTTCCGCGATCCGGGTGGCCTCGACGCACACGATGCGTCCCGGATACCCGGTCTGAGTCCGGATCGCCTCCGGTGAGCGTGCGGTGTTGATCACCAGGGCGCCGTCCGGATCCAGTCCTTCGCACACGTCTTCGGCATCCAGCAGGGTTTCATCCAGCACAGCCACCCGGTGGGGCGTGTACACCCCGGAATGCAGCAGGATCGGGCGTTCGTCCAGTCGATTGTAGGCGCGTACCGGGGCCCCACTGCGCTCTGGGCCGTACTCCGGAAACGCCTGCGCATAGGTCCCGCTGCGCAGGGCAGCCAGCGCCAGCACTTTCGACACGGTGATGGCGCCCTGGCCTCCGCGTCCGTGCCAGCGGATTTCCAGCATACGCATCAGGCGTCCTCCTTCCCGTCGGTTGCCGGCGACGGTTTGGTGCGACGCCGGGGAGTAATCAGGCGGTCGATGGCGCGGGCTGCCAGCTTTCCATGCTGCACAGCCTCGACGACCGTGCCGCCCCCGTTGACGCAATCGCCGCCCGCAAACACCCGGGGATGGGTTGTGCGAAAGTTTTCATCCACCCATACCCGACCATGCTCCAGCCGGATCGAGGGCAGGCTGGTGAGCAGATCGGTACGGGGTTGCTGTCCGATAGCGAAAATGACCGCGTCGGCCGGTACCACGAAAGCAGTGCCTTCGACCACCTGCGGTCGCGGCCGACCGCCCGAGGGATCAGGCACCAGGCGCGTGCGCATGCATTCGACCCCCTGCACGCGCACCTCTCCCAGCAGACGCACCGGCAACGTTAGCCACTCGAACTGAACCCCTTCCTCACGGGCGGCCTCCACTTCGTGCCGGAAGGCGGGCATTTCCGCTTCAGTGCGTCGGTAGAGCACCGTTACGTGCCGGGCGCCCAGTCGGACGGCCTCGCGTGCCACGTCGATGGCCGTATTACCACCCCCGATAACCACTACCTGATCGCCAAGAGGAGGGGGATGCAG
This DNA window, taken from Rhodothermus profundi, encodes the following:
- a CDS encoding 2-oxoacid:acceptor oxidoreductase family protein, translated to MRMLEIRWHGRGGQGAITVSKVLALAALRSGTYAQAFPEYGPERSGAPVRAYNRLDERPILLHSGVYTPHRVAVLDETLLDAEDVCEGLDPDGALVINTARSPEAIRTQTGYPGRIVCVEATRIAEETGSRFANVPLLGALARTLDFLELPVLEDALRAFLSKRRPEIVTANVEALQRGYHETVRLEAVPPDTLPPRSRPESSRALPPYYALPIGGVITPDIRQFPKTGGWRNERPVFNETLCVNCLLCWAHCPEPAIVVRNRRMEGFQYDYCKGCGICVAMCPTGALTMVPEGATEPVAASVSPNPK
- a CDS encoding 4Fe-4S dicluster domain-containing protein, producing the protein MNATTIWLLERQDFDALLEALTARGYTLIGPRVRDGAIVYDRIQSSTDLPVGWTDKQEGGTYRLHRRDDPALFGYAVGPQSWKQWLFPPTLRLWRAVRTEAGDFTVETPPLPDTAYAFIGVRACELAALAVQDRVFLEGPYVDPYYRALRERLFLLAVNCTQPGGTCFCASMQTGPCVTSGFDLALTEVLEADQHYFIVTAGSETGRAVLADVPHREARPDEVAAANARLQAAATQMKRHLDCNGLKDLLYDCYEHPRWDEVARRCLSCANCTMVCPTCFCHTVEDVTDLTGQTAERIRQWDSCFSVAFSYLHGGSVRQSTRARYRQWLTHKLATWIDQFGVTGCVGCGRCITWCPVGIDLTEEVAALRSTYQPIHPDDRKTTA
- the porA gene encoding pyruvate ferredoxin oxidoreductase → MTLVVLPRLETAQLLTGAQAVAHAMRQIEPDVVPVYPITPQTPIIEEFAQMVADGRCDSEIINVESEHSAMSAAVGASVAGARVMTATASQGLALMIEVLYIAASMRCPIVMPLGNRALSGPINIHCDHSDAMLARDAGAVQIFTENAQEAYDYTLMAVRLAEDERVLLPVLVNLDGFTLTHSAEAVELLPDEVARAFVGRYRPRYPLLDTTRPTTQGPFDMPDFYYEHKRQQDEAMRRVLEVFPEVQQAYAEATGRNYRGYYEAYRLDDAAFAVVVLGSTAGTAKVVVDRLRNEGQPVGLLKLWLFRPFPHAAVAEALRNKQAVAVMDRALSFGSWGPLYAELTAALYALPEAARPRLYNFTYGLGGRDVTPDQIAEALTRIQDPHTPPVMHYLGVRA
- a CDS encoding thiamine pyrophosphate-dependent enzyme, producing the protein MATPRLQPNGKGLRPKTLKELAEREERMLRFQGGHSLCAGCGVPLVVRMVLNTIDTPVIVVNATGCLEVATTRYPATAWNIPWLHVAFENAAAAASGVETAFRVLQRKRQRGHPAPFELPEDVRIIVFGGDGGTYDIGLQALSGALERGHRFTYICYDNEAYMNTGNQRSGATPPLAYTTTTPVGTQSLGKLQQRKDLTEIAVAHHVPYVAQASISHWQDLVRKIQMAVQADGPSFLNVLAPCQRGWGYDPAQTVEIARLAVETCFWPLYEVIDGEYWLNARPSKPRPIAEWIKTQNRFRHLLRPENRHLLDMLQEQVNRAWDRLLRKCEGRLLEV
- a CDS encoding cyclic nucleotide-binding domain-containing protein translates to MTAKRPLKELLAEHPFFQGLDAPYLELIAGCARNVRFNAGTYIFREGEPATTFYLIRYGRVALEVHLPERGAVTIQTLSEGDVLGWSWLVPPHRNQFDARALTLVRALAFDGACIRQKCTEDPRLGYEIFSRFVRIIVERLQATRLQLLDMYGTPSRRQPLYS